In Halomicrobium zhouii, the sequence CTGTCGCCTGCTTTTCGTCGATCAGCTCCCGGAGTTCTTCGCTGGCACTATCCTGAACCTGGGACTCGAATCGGTCGGCGACATCTCCGAGGTGTCGGGTGGCCCGTTCCAGAATCGTCAGCCCCATGATGTTCTGGATGGCCTCCTGGATACGGTCCTGGTTGTCGATTCCGGCCAGCTCGTCGATGTCCTCCCCATCGAAGAAGAACAGTTCGCTGAGTCGCTCCGGGATGATCTGGCTGAGGACCTCGCCGGGATTCTCCGGTCGATTGACGCCGCTGCCGTCGTCGTACTCGACGACGAGAGTCGGTTCGTTCAGGATGCCGTCGAAATCTGTCGGCGACTGCTTTTCGTACGTGGCCGTTCGCGTGGCGGTGTAGTCGGCGTCGTCGTGCGAGAACTCGAGTGTGACCGAGACGGTCACTTCGTCGCCAGGATCCGCCGCAGCCATCGCACCTTCGCTCGCGAGCCGTTCGGGACGTGTATCGAAATCGACCTCCTCGTAGAGGAGCCAGGTGAACGCATTCAGCAGCGTGGTCTTCCCTGAACCGTTCGACCCGTGAATGACCGTCACGTTCCGCGTCTCGCCGCGTGCGAACGAGATTTCCTCGTCGCGAAACTGCCGGAAATTCTGGAGTGAAAGTGTGTCTAACTTCATCAGTAGACTTCTTCTTCGACTATCTCCTCGATTTGATTGACAACACCGCGCGGATTATCGAGATTGAGTTTCTTCTTCTCGGCTGATAGGACCCGGTCGGTAATGCGGGCTATCGTTTCGTCCGGAATGGAGATGTCATCGTTGCTGTCCGTCATCACCCCACCCAGACGCTGTGCGTATTTATATCTTGTAACGCACCACCCGTTTACAGGTTGTCTCCGGTTTGTTCTGCGATTGATCAGCAGTTCCTGTAATTATCAACTGCCAAGCAGATCGTACTGTCGCTTGAGCCGTTGCAGAGATCCGTCAGTCGTCGGGACACCGTCCACTTCGGCGTCGGGATGATTGCGTGCGGCATCGGCGAACGTCGAGACGCGCTCGAGCTCCTTCTCCAGGAGGCGACGTTCGACGTCGAACTCACTGCCGGAGAGGAACGCAGGCTGGCCGTTGACGCTCGGGACGGTGATGAAATCGTGGATGACGGCGAAGTCCTTGCCCGGGTGAGTGCGGAGGATGCGTCCCCGGCGCTGGACGAACTGCCGTGGATTGCTGGTACTGGCCAGGATGTAGGCCGTCCGTGTCGCGGGGACGTCGACGCCCTCGTCGAGACAGCGAATCGAGGTGAGAACGTCGATACTGCCGTCGTCGAACCGGTCGAGCAGTCGTTCTCGATCTGCCTGCGACTCGCGGGCAGTGAATCGGTCGACGGTGAGGTCACTTTCCGATCGGATACGGTCCGTCGTCGCGTCGACGTGGCGCTGTCCCTCCCCTGATTCGATTCCCATCGATCCATCGCTACAATAGACGAGCGTGTGGTCGACCTCGCGCTCTCGTTCGAGGAGATCGACGAGCACGTCGAGTTTCTGCCGGGCAGTTCCCACCAGACGGGCGCGTTTAAATAGTGCTTGCTGGAGTGCGGGATTGTCCTCGAGAGCGACGTCGGACTGACCACCCGATAGTCGACCGATCTTCGCCGTGAGTCGTCTGTACTCCTCGAGCTCTTCGGCGTCGAACTCGACGATGTGTGGGATGTAGTAGTACTCACAAAGCGCCCCAGCCTCGATCGCCGCTGTGAGTCCGTACTCGAACACTGTCTCACCGAAGTACCGTTCGAGTACGCGCGTCCCCTCGTCGTCGTACCAGCGTTCTGGCGTCGCAGACAGGCCCAGTCGGAAGTCGAACGCCTGGGAGAGTCCCGTACGCATCTGTTCTGCGCCGAGGTGATGGACTTCGTCGGCGATCAGCATCATCGGTCCCCGACCCCTGCCGATGGTCTGCTGGGCAGGCTCCATCGAGAGCGTTCGATGCGTCGTTACGACGAAGCACAGCGACCGGGAGCCGTGATTGTATTCGAGCAGTTCGCGTTCGAGACGAGGCTGCCAGTTCTTTCGCGACTGATACGCCCGGACGGGCGTGATGCCGAATTCGTTCAGTTCCTCGGCCCACTGGTCGACGAGATGCTGGTACGGGACTGTGACGACGAGAAAGAGCCCTCGATCTATCGATTCGGCGACTCGTGACGCCGCGAGCAGTGCCGTGATGGTCTTCCCCGTCCCCGTCGCCATGTGGAGAATCCCCTGGCCGTCAGCGTTGACCCACTCCCTGATTGCTGTCCGCTGGTACTCTCGCGGTTCGATCCAGTCGGGTGGTTGGAGTTGGGGCATATTTCGTGGTCACCTGTGAGGGAAAGTCGCGTTCAGTCGCATCCAGGAACTCCAGAGACAACGCCGGATTTGATGCTACAATTCGGTTTTGCGACAGCTTTCATCTGGAGCAGGCTGCTCGGTTGATACACGTAGTGGCATTCCACTACTTGAATGTGCTTCTCCATCAGGGGTATCTCGATTCTGTCACAGCAAATACGGAACTCACGACGGTACCACTGACTCGTGCCGTTCTGTCGTTGATCAGTTTACAGAACGTGAGCGGGCCACAGACTCTATATACGAAGTCAGGAAACTCTCAACGAATGAGTTCGGATTCGGGGTTCCCGGTTTCGTTGCTCCTCGATGGGCCGCTGTTTCTGGACGAACTCGAGACCCAGCCGCAGCATTTTCGGCAGGAACACGATATCGATTCACTCAGGCTCGTACCCGCCAAGTCCGCCGCGACTGGTGTTCACACGGTCTACTTCAAACCGGAACACCGCCAGTGGGCGCTGGTCAGATTGCTGAAGCGGTATCGATGGCTCTTCGAGATACTGCTCCAGCGCGGTCTCTCCGGGGAGCACATGCTGCTACGACAGGGGTTCTCGACGGACGATCTTGATTTCTTTTACGACATTGTCCCTCAGCCTCCGGCCGAGTACAATCCCATCGTGTACGACATGCTCTGGCTCGTCGCGACCCACGATGAGTATCTCGCTCTCACCGAGGCCATGGCAGACCGCACGCGGTTCGTCCCGGAACGGCTCCTCCGTGAGACGTCCGGGATTTCGGCCGACGACAGTGGCTACTTCAGTCGGTTTCTCCGGAGCCACCTCATTAGCCGAACCGTGGATACGTCCCGGCCCGTAGACGAGCGAGCCGACCACACTGAAGGAGGGACTGCCGTCACTCCGGATGCGACGTACGAGGTGACTCCCGAGGGACGTGACGCGCTGGCAGGAATCCTCGCGGAGTACGAGCGGATCTTCGAACAGCGGGAGTTCGAGCCGTTGCTCATCAACCCGGAGCTCGATCCACACGAACATCTCAGGGAGTACGATCCCGGACCGGATGCACAGGCCCCGGACGTGTCGTTCGACGAAATGCAGGAAGAGGAGGGTATCCTCGGCGAGATTGCCGGTTCGTTCGCGCCGCTCGACGAGGAGTTCGGCTCGCCGGCCGAATCGACGGTGGACGAACCGGACGACGTAGCGCCAGAACCGGAACCAGTGGGCGACGATCGAGGTACCACCGCTGGTGGCCAAAGCGACACCTCGGGGAGGATGGTCGAACCAAGTCCCGAGAGACAAACCGGGACGTCTCGCGGACGGCAGGCGAATCAGACGGCCGAGTCCCCTGACGAAGATAGCCCCAGTAAGGCTGACGAGGTGGACAGGCAGGCGCTCGACGAACAGGTTCCGGATGAGACGTTCGTGGGCGAGTACACCCGGGAGGAGGTTCTGCGTGCCGCCGTGGCCGCTGCCAGGGAAATCCACGCTGGCGGACTCGTTCGAACCTCGGCGGTGAAATCGGCCGTCTGGGAAGCCGTCGAGACCGAGGGACGGAGCCGGACCGTCCTCTGGGAAGCTGTTCGTGACATCCTCATCACGATGGACGCGACACACGGGCGAGGCGGTGGCCACGTCTGGGCGTCGAACAGCACCACCGCCGAGTGAGAAGTGACACTCCCCCTCGACTGGGCTACGATTCCGGCTCGTCGTCCGAGATCAAGTTACTGATTCGCACCGCCGTCTCGTCAGCGATTTCCTCCCAGTTTTCCGGCCGGTCCGCACCACGTTTCGGTGGATCGAGCTCGAACTCGACTGGCCGGTAGGTGAGCTGGTCGATGGTCTCCGTCGCGATTCGACCGACGAACTCCGCGTTCTTTCGCTTCGACGAGACGCCGCCACGGGCCAACTGGTAGTACTCCGTAAAAATCTGGAACAGGACCACTGTCGTCCCCTCGACCGTCTCCTCGTCGAGGTGGCGGAAGAGCTTTGCAGCGTTGTCCGCCGGGTCGGCCCGGCGCCACTCCAGTTCCAGAAGGTACAGGTGAGAATCTGTCGTGCCTGCGACGTCGACTGGTGTCCCCGCAATGTGATATTCGGTTTCCCACTCGAGCTCGGGGTGCCGAACCGCAAGCTGGTCGCGGAGAGACGCTTGCACGGACGTCGCGAACGAGCCCATGAGCGGTTCCCGTCTAACACTCACAGTATTGGCCTTAGCAATTGGGGTCTCTAGCCCTAACCGGAGGCATCGTCGGCAGTTACTCTCCTCCCTGACCGTCTGTTCTGCTCCGAGGTCCCGTGGAACTGGGATAGCTTTATATCCTATCCAAGTAATGCCCGAATATGCCTATAGGAACACTCGAAGAATATGATGGGGGTGTGATCGCGGATTCAGGTGAGCGTGAACTGGTCGTCGGCGGTGACCGCCCGATACGGATCAGCGCAGGCCACCGGATTCAACACCACGACGGAAAGTGCAGTCGCCCCCACGGCCACAATTACGAGATATCCGTTCGCATCAGTGGAGAGCTAACGGAGGAAGGATGGATCGTCGACAAAGGTGATATTACCGACGTACTCTCCGAGTGGGACCACCGGTTCCTCCTCGAGGCAGGTGACCCGCTGATCGAGGCGATGGAAGCGAGCGGCGACGAGGATGCAGTGGTCGTGATCGATGCACCGCCGACGGCCGAAGTCATGGCAGTGACGCTCGAACGGGAACTGGAACGCCGCCTCCCCGAGACCGTCTCCGACGTCGGTGTGACAGTCAAGGAAACGAGCGAGCTCTGCGCCG encodes:
- a CDS encoding DEAD/DEAH box helicase family protein, with amino-acid sequence MPQLQPPDWIEPREYQRTAIREWVNADGQGILHMATGTGKTITALLAASRVAESIDRGLFLVVTVPYQHLVDQWAEELNEFGITPVRAYQSRKNWQPRLERELLEYNHGSRSLCFVVTTHRTLSMEPAQQTIGRGRGPMMLIADEVHHLGAEQMRTGLSQAFDFRLGLSATPERWYDDEGTRVLERYFGETVFEYGLTAAIEAGALCEYYYIPHIVEFDAEELEEYRRLTAKIGRLSGGQSDVALEDNPALQQALFKRARLVGTARQKLDVLVDLLEREREVDHTLVYCSDGSMGIESGEGQRHVDATTDRIRSESDLTVDRFTARESQADRERLLDRFDDGSIDVLTSIRCLDEGVDVPATRTAYILASTSNPRQFVQRRGRILRTHPGKDFAVIHDFITVPSVNGQPAFLSGSEFDVERRLLEKELERVSTFADAARNHPDAEVDGVPTTDGSLQRLKRQYDLLGS
- a CDS encoding 6-pyruvoyl trahydropterin synthase family protein, whose amino-acid sequence is MPIGTLEEYDGGVIADSGERELVVGGDRPIRISAGHRIQHHDGKCSRPHGHNYEISVRISGELTEEGWIVDKGDITDVLSEWDHRFLLEAGDPLIEAMEASGDEDAVVVIDAPPTAEVMAVTLERELERRLPETVSDVGVTVKETSELCAGP